The Haloplanus salinarum genome includes a region encoding these proteins:
- a CDS encoding winged helix-turn-helix domain-containing protein, whose amino-acid sequence MTETWDDVNEQVKADWKDDTTPFERVYEIVEQTHDGQSAAEIADRALVSEPTARRHCKTLVNTGFAETEPDGQTTLYKRNSDRVLMSRIRELREEVDRAALLDSIQGMKAEIRRYEDRYDVVSPEELTRQLDADETEGWDDLTAWRTTRQNLAVAQAALAYDEASHQLAV is encoded by the coding sequence ATGACCGAGACATGGGACGACGTCAACGAGCAGGTCAAGGCGGACTGGAAAGACGACACCACGCCGTTCGAGCGGGTGTACGAAATCGTCGAACAGACCCACGACGGGCAGTCGGCCGCCGAGATCGCCGACCGCGCCCTTGTAAGCGAGCCAACGGCGCGTCGCCACTGCAAAACGCTGGTGAATACAGGGTTCGCCGAGACGGAACCAGACGGCCAAACGACGCTGTATAAGCGCAACAGCGACCGGGTGTTGATGTCCCGGATCCGCGAACTGCGTGAGGAAGTCGATCGGGCGGCGTTGCTCGACAGTATTCAAGGCATGAAGGCCGAAATCCGGCGCTATGAGGACCGCTACGACGTGGTGTCGCCGGAGGAACTCACCCGGCAACTCGATGCCGACGAGACGGAAGGCTGGGACGACCTCACCGCGTGGCGGACGACCCGGCAGAATCTCGCCGTCGCACAAGCCGCACTCGCCTACGACGAGGCCAGCCACCAGCTTGCCGTATGA
- a CDS encoding SWIM zinc finger family protein, whose amino-acid sequence MDVTEDTVRDICTDAVFERGEGYRDEGHIHEIHRVDTTVTAVVSGSRQYDIRVDLATDGVSPWCDCPYDGPGACKHVVAVLLRCVDDPPPDDGDRLDAALNGANADKLRAFLREELAADADLRARFLAHVGEPTRQSVDELRASIDRQFEETNPEYHVVFEPIDFTQWFDLANEYREHGRYASAATVYRALVESLDDNMERVDGAYDHFSRAFSRALDGYVDCVATAERDADAVTDAVAFLEERVTSGTPFLSEHFEKAAVELQQMADEQSCE is encoded by the coding sequence ATGGACGTAACTGAGGACACGGTTCGAGACATCTGTACGGACGCGGTCTTCGAACGCGGTGAAGGATACCGTGACGAGGGTCACATCCACGAAATTCACCGCGTCGACACCACCGTCACAGCCGTCGTGAGTGGCAGCCGTCAGTACGATATCCGTGTTGACCTCGCCACCGACGGGGTTTCCCCGTGGTGTGATTGTCCGTACGATGGGCCGGGAGCGTGCAAGCACGTCGTCGCCGTGTTGCTTCGGTGTGTCGACGACCCCCCGCCTGACGACGGCGATCGACTCGACGCCGCACTTAACGGCGCCAACGCCGACAAACTCCGCGCGTTCCTGCGTGAAGAACTCGCGGCCGATGCGGATCTCCGCGCCCGGTTTCTCGCCCACGTCGGCGAGCCGACGAGACAGTCGGTCGACGAGCTTCGTGCCTCGATCGACCGGCAGTTCGAAGAGACGAACCCTGAGTACCACGTCGTCTTCGAGCCCATCGACTTCACGCAGTGGTTCGATCTCGCGAACGAGTACCGCGAGCATGGGCGGTACGCGTCGGCGGCGACCGTCTATCGGGCCCTCGTCGAGTCGCTCGACGACAATATGGAGCGCGTCGACGGCGCCTACGACCACTTCTCGCGTGCGTTCAGTCGGGCACTCGACGGGTATGTCGACTGTGTCGCGACCGCGGAACGCGACGCTGATGCGGTCACTGACGCCGTTGCGTTCCTTGAGGAGCGGGTGACGTCGGGAACGCCGTTCCTCTCGGAACACTTCGAGAAGGCAGCCGTCGAACTCCAGCAGATGGCGGACGAACAGTCCTGCGAGTAG
- a CDS encoding DUF6603 domain-containing protein, producing the protein MSDGDGPGTPGDDAPGVGGDEEGGALERTLTELTEPVTLAAEDPYQREALLVNMGWNPDAVPLDELPAAFESIFSAAEQLLAATEDPPTSLEEFVGLVSTVGDLFRAIETVRESVETLSELTEEDVEQFGADLVSVLVTEYTRNNHPLFEQIAWVLTIYETAAWEGRGVADGTTLRAGGPNAQIAFERLGPLLTEPGPTLKEAYFGETDFAALSVDEAAAGLDELLPRLATLIGTTGIEAWATTNVESTGEGITALDVESDAVPDGAEPVGALSIAVSGSFDTGDDDSENGNGSGDGDSGNGDDSGTLSSRFRLTAVFYFDPTAGEFSTVLEPLGSASYRFPLGSWQLAFQATARIPGLAITPDGVSLEGVDEGELRLSTSAEKQPPPDSEFAYLIGGEDATRLEIGSLGADVSTTLSVPSQSVRMVARAAGASFVIAPSDAGGFLATVLPEEGLATDFDLGVGWGTDKGVFVEGSASLDATLPIHETILDTLTIETIDVAIEVGGESSSVPVELGLTSSLSIGPVDAQVRNVGLSATFSVPQRSDGSLGPLDVDLGFKPPTGIGLAIDTGAVSGGGFLSFDPDAGRYSGALSLQIQEVAVNAVGILKTPLADGREGYSLLILITADFPAVTLPMGFFLNALGGLVGVHRGFRAKRLGEGVRNGRIGSVLFPEDVVANAPEIISDLRTFFPPKPDTHVFGPMAKFSWGIPPIIFIDVGIMVSIPTWKIALLGKITLGLPQGEGAIVDLKFSILGVVDIPEKRIAIDASLYDSKIAMFDVSGDMALRSGWGDNSSFILSIGGFNPRYTPPDSFPELDRMRASLSKGGGSTSVELTAYVATTPNTFQIGAGVTLEAEAGAASVDGELSFDALFRFDPFEFVVDFYAKMQVALKGSTFGIEVDGTLSGPKPWRVRGKVTIEVVFLSVTVNVDVSIGSNPEAQSLPTADVLGDLHQALGRWATGPPSCPTTGPRS; encoded by the coding sequence ATGTCTGACGGCGACGGTCCGGGGACTCCCGGCGACGACGCGCCGGGCGTCGGCGGGGACGAGGAGGGGGGTGCGCTCGAACGCACCCTGACGGAACTGACCGAACCGGTCACGCTCGCCGCCGAGGACCCCTACCAGCGGGAGGCGCTGCTGGTCAACATGGGGTGGAACCCCGACGCGGTCCCCCTCGACGAACTTCCGGCCGCCTTCGAATCGATCTTCTCCGCGGCCGAGCAGTTGCTCGCGGCGACGGAGGACCCCCCGACGTCGCTCGAGGAGTTCGTCGGTCTCGTTTCGACGGTCGGCGACCTGTTTCGGGCCATCGAGACCGTCAGGGAGTCGGTCGAGACGCTCAGCGAACTGACCGAGGAGGACGTCGAGCAGTTCGGGGCCGACTTGGTGTCGGTGCTGGTGACGGAGTACACCCGCAACAACCACCCGCTCTTCGAACAGATCGCCTGGGTGCTGACGATCTACGAGACGGCGGCCTGGGAGGGGCGGGGCGTCGCCGACGGGACCACGCTCCGCGCCGGCGGTCCGAACGCGCAGATCGCGTTCGAACGGCTCGGTCCGCTGTTGACCGAACCGGGCCCGACGCTCAAGGAGGCGTACTTCGGGGAGACGGACTTCGCGGCGCTCAGCGTCGACGAGGCCGCCGCCGGACTGGACGAACTGCTGCCGCGGCTGGCGACGCTGATCGGGACGACCGGCATCGAGGCGTGGGCGACGACGAACGTCGAGTCCACCGGCGAGGGGATCACCGCCCTCGACGTCGAGTCCGACGCGGTGCCCGACGGGGCGGAGCCGGTCGGGGCGCTCTCGATAGCCGTGTCCGGATCGTTCGACACCGGGGACGACGACTCCGAGAACGGCAACGGCTCCGGCGACGGCGACTCCGGGAACGGCGACGACTCCGGGACGCTCTCCTCGCGGTTCCGGCTCACCGCGGTGTTCTACTTCGATCCGACGGCGGGCGAGTTCTCGACCGTCCTCGAACCCCTCGGCTCGGCGTCGTACCGGTTCCCGCTCGGCTCGTGGCAGTTGGCGTTTCAGGCGACCGCGAGGATACCGGGGCTCGCGATCACGCCGGACGGAGTCTCCCTCGAGGGGGTCGACGAGGGCGAACTGCGGCTGTCGACGTCGGCGGAGAAGCAGCCCCCCCCCGACAGCGAGTTCGCGTATCTGATCGGCGGCGAGGACGCGACGCGCCTGGAGATCGGTTCGCTCGGGGCGGACGTGTCGACGACCCTGTCGGTGCCGAGCCAGTCGGTCCGGATGGTGGCCCGCGCCGCCGGCGCGTCGTTCGTCATCGCGCCGAGCGACGCCGGGGGGTTCCTCGCGACGGTCCTCCCGGAGGAGGGTCTCGCCACCGACTTCGACCTCGGCGTCGGCTGGGGGACGGACAAGGGTGTCTTCGTCGAGGGGAGCGCCAGCCTCGACGCGACGCTCCCGATCCACGAGACGATCCTCGACACCCTGACCATCGAGACGATCGACGTCGCCATCGAGGTCGGGGGCGAGTCGTCTTCGGTGCCGGTCGAGTTGGGGCTGACGTCGTCGCTGTCGATCGGCCCCGTCGACGCGCAGGTTCGGAACGTCGGCCTCTCGGCGACGTTCTCGGTGCCGCAGCGAAGCGACGGCTCGCTCGGCCCGCTCGACGTCGATCTGGGGTTCAAACCGCCGACCGGGATCGGCCTCGCGATCGACACCGGGGCGGTCAGCGGCGGCGGCTTCCTCTCGTTCGACCCCGACGCGGGACGATACTCCGGCGCGCTGTCGCTCCAGATCCAGGAGGTCGCGGTCAACGCCGTCGGGATTCTGAAGACGCCGCTCGCGGACGGGCGCGAGGGCTACTCGCTGCTGATCCTGATCACGGCCGACTTCCCCGCGGTCACGCTGCCGATGGGCTTTTTCCTGAACGCCCTCGGCGGCCTCGTCGGGGTCCACAGGGGGTTCCGGGCCAAGCGCCTCGGCGAGGGGGTCCGGAACGGCCGGATCGGATCGGTGCTGTTCCCGGAGGACGTCGTCGCGAACGCGCCGGAGATCATCAGCGACCTCCGGACGTTCTTCCCGCCGAAGCCCGACACGCACGTCTTCGGCCCGATGGCGAAGTTCAGTTGGGGGATTCCGCCGATCATCTTCATCGACGTCGGGATCATGGTGTCGATCCCGACCTGGAAGATCGCGCTGCTCGGCAAGATCACGCTAGGACTCCCGCAGGGCGAGGGGGCGATCGTCGACCTGAAGTTCAGCATCCTGGGCGTGGTCGACATCCCCGAGAAGCGCATCGCGATCGACGCCTCGCTGTACGACTCGAAGATCGCCATGTTCGACGTCTCCGGCGACATGGCGCTGCGGTCCGGCTGGGGCGACAACTCTTCGTTCATCCTGTCGATCGGCGGGTTCAACCCGCGCTACACCCCGCCGGACTCCTTCCCCGAACTCGACCGGATGCGGGCGAGCCTCTCGAAGGGCGGCGGGAGCACCTCGGTCGAGTTGACCGCGTACGTCGCGACGACGCCCAACACCTTCCAGATCGGCGCCGGCGTGACCCTCGAGGCGGAGGCCGGCGCGGCGTCCGTCGACGGCGAGCTGAGCTTCGACGCGCTGTTCCGGTTCGACCCCTTCGAGTTCGTCGTCGACTTCTACGCGAAGATGCAGGTCGCCCTGAAGGGGTCGACGTTCGGTATCGAGGTCGACGGGACGCTCTCGGGGCCCAAGCCCTGGCGCGTCCGGGGGAAGGTGACCATCGAAGTCGTCTTCCTCTCGGTGACGGTCAACGTCGACGTCTCGATCGGTTCGAACCCGGAGGCCCAGTCGCTGCCGACGGCCGACGTGCTGGGTGACCTCCACCAGGCGCTGGGGCGGTGGGCAACTGGGCCGCCCAGTTGCCCGACGACCGGACCACGCTCGTGA
- a CDS encoding IS6 family transposase, translating to MPEITRLSDDSDWIELDFVERQRTPEFAMRLGIQMHVAGLSLSNTISILERLGVERSRTAVHNWVQKADLQPEGGASPNHVALDETVIRINDQQYWLYAAIDPETNTFLHIRLFSTYTTGLTEIFLSELREKHDVETAVFLVDDAQWLQTALDRHGLDCRYELHGNRNAVERLFREVKRRTSSFSNTFSHVEPTTAESWLQALAVWWNRCQS from the coding sequence ATGCCAGAAATCACACGCCTCAGCGACGATAGCGACTGGATCGAATTAGATTTTGTGGAGCGTCAGCGGACACCCGAGTTCGCGATGCGACTCGGTATTCAGATGCACGTGGCAGGACTATCACTTTCGAATACCATCTCGATTCTTGAAAGGTTGGGTGTCGAACGCTCTCGAACGGCCGTCCACAACTGGGTGCAAAAGGCCGATTTACAGCCCGAAGGCGGTGCGAGCCCGAATCACGTTGCGCTTGACGAAACCGTGATTCGAATCAACGATCAGCAGTACTGGCTGTACGCCGCCATCGATCCTGAAACAAACACATTCCTTCATATTCGGCTCTTTAGCACGTATACGACCGGTCTCACCGAAATCTTCCTGAGTGAATTACGCGAGAAACACGATGTCGAAACCGCCGTGTTTCTCGTCGACGATGCCCAATGGCTCCAAACTGCCCTCGATCGACACGGCCTCGATTGCAGATACGAACTCCATGGCAATCGGAATGCCGTCGAACGTCTATTTCGTGAGGTAAAACGACGAACCTCTTCATTTTCAAATACGTTCAGCCACGTTGAGCCGACGACAGCAGAATCGTGGCTCCAAGCCCTCGCCGTCTGGTGGAATCGATGCCAAAGTTAA